Proteins co-encoded in one Candidatus Thermoplasmatota archaeon genomic window:
- the truA gene encoding tRNA pseudouridine(38-40) synthase TruA, with protein MRVAIKFAYDGTYFHGYQRQPDVRTVEGELLKALISLGAMDSTEDSLFRSSSRTDSGVSAIGNVLALNTEFRLEELPRALNSKVLDIWVWGYAAVSEGFNPRHAVRRWYRYYFPPRVSPEGLRKASRPFIGQHNFTSFAYRDERSPVRRIDKIEVSGNRSFTTLDIWGESFLRGMVRKVAWVMEHVASGQLTLADVERALQGEGGDFGIAPAEPTVLMDVEYGFDFVVQEREREFSLRLDNRMWKARLSLEVLSLILNRSRGQGIREAG; from the coding sequence ATGCGAGTGGCCATCAAGTTCGCCTACGATGGAACGTACTTCCACGGATACCAGAGACAGCCAGACGTAAGGACCGTGGAGGGTGAATTGTTGAAAGCTCTCATTTCTCTCGGTGCAATGGACTCCACTGAGGATTCCTTGTTTAGGAGCAGTAGCAGAACGGATTCGGGTGTAAGTGCGATCGGAAACGTGCTCGCCCTCAACACGGAGTTCAGGCTGGAAGAGCTTCCTCGAGCTCTGAACTCCAAGGTTCTGGACATCTGGGTCTGGGGTTACGCCGCAGTGTCAGAGGGATTCAACCCCAGACATGCGGTCAGGAGATGGTACAGATACTACTTCCCTCCTCGCGTGAGCCCGGAGGGCCTGAGGAAGGCCTCCCGTCCATTCATTGGTCAACATAACTTCACCTCGTTTGCGTATCGAGACGAGAGATCGCCCGTTCGAAGAATAGACAAGATCGAAGTGAGTGGGAATCGGAGTTTCACGACTCTGGACATCTGGGGTGAGAGCTTTCTGAGAGGGATGGTTCGCAAGGTCGCGTGGGTCATGGAGCACGTTGCCTCGGGACAGTTGACACTGGCTGACGTCGAGAGGGCGCTTCAGGGTGAAGGCGGGGATTTCGGCATCGCTCCTGCAGAACCCACTGTCCTCATGGATGTGGAGTACGGATTCGACTTCGTCGTCCAGGAAAGGGAAAGAGAGTTCTCCCTTCGACTCGATAACAGGATGTGGAAGGCGCGTCTGTCTCTTGAGGTTCTATCCCTCATTCTGAACCGTAGCCGAGGGCAAGGGATTCGGGAAGCCGGGTGA
- a CDS encoding RNA methyltransferase: MPDFEVVLVEPKIPGNIGAVARAMKNFGMEKLVLVNPCEIGEEAVKRAKWGKDVLYSARTVDTLEEALSSADFVIGSSSVDTDSERKFARISADPRESVEKIADLDGAVALLFGREDYGLLKDEIAKCDILVKIPANEEYPVLNISHAVTVILYEIYLSKASKKGTTEASGREKELLFEAFGRLLNTINYPEHKKKRTSVMFRRMMGRAVPSKWEYHALMGVLSRAAKRRE, translated from the coding sequence ATGCCGGATTTTGAGGTAGTTCTCGTAGAGCCGAAGATACCGGGTAACATCGGAGCCGTGGCCCGGGCGATGAAGAACTTCGGGATGGAGAAACTCGTTCTTGTCAATCCCTGTGAGATCGGGGAGGAAGCAGTCAAGCGGGCGAAGTGGGGGAAGGACGTGCTATACTCCGCAAGAACTGTCGACACCTTGGAGGAAGCACTGTCCTCAGCGGACTTCGTCATCGGATCATCATCTGTTGACACCGACAGCGAGAGGAAGTTCGCCAGGATCTCTGCGGACCCGAGGGAATCGGTCGAGAAGATCGCCGACCTCGATGGTGCCGTTGCCCTCCTCTTCGGAAGAGAAGACTACGGGCTTCTGAAGGACGAAATCGCGAAGTGCGACATTCTTGTCAAGATTCCCGCGAACGAGGAATACCCAGTCCTGAACATCTCACACGCGGTCACTGTGATCCTGTACGAGATCTACCTGTCGAAGGCATCGAAAAAAGGAACCACGGAAGCCTCTGGCAGGGAGAAGGAGTTGTTGTTTGAGGCCTTCGGACGGCTGCTGAACACCATCAACTATCCGGAGCACAAGAAGAAGAGGACATCGGTGATGTTCAGAAGAATGATGGGCAGGGCGGTTCCTTCGAAATGGGAATACCATGCACTTATGGGCGTTCTCTCTCGGGCCGCCAAGCGTCGGGAATGA
- a CDS encoding YkgJ family cysteine cluster protein: MKGDGLPECKRCGWCCMVYELGYEQADIDRWFDEEDPIGEDSIVVRSNLGTYPVFDFVEFEDEGDLGGTWGDLCGDLWFHPETGEIIEGRCPFLRKVPRMKMYRCMVYEIRPEICRQYPGRCPESAYGAMRDLNRFEGIAGVGVLRRHFNKLQEKEQCERKNGTG; the protein is encoded by the coding sequence ATGAAGGGGGATGGGCTCCCCGAGTGCAAGCGATGCGGCTGGTGCTGCATGGTGTATGAGCTCGGATACGAGCAGGCAGACATTGATAGATGGTTCGATGAGGAGGATCCGATTGGGGAGGATTCTATAGTGGTCCGGTCCAACCTCGGGACGTATCCCGTCTTTGATTTCGTCGAGTTCGAGGACGAGGGAGATTTGGGGGGCACGTGGGGAGACCTGTGCGGAGACCTGTGGTTTCATCCTGAGACCGGGGAGATTATCGAGGGCAGATGCCCTTTTCTTCGGAAGGTCCCGAGGATGAAGATGTATCGGTGCATGGTCTACGAGATTCGCCCCGAGATATGCAGACAATACCCGGGGCGGTGTCCCGAGAGTGCATACGGGGCGATGAGGGATTTGAACAGGTTCGAGGGGATCGCAGGGGTGGGGGTCCTCAGGCGTCATTTCAATAAGCTGCAGGAGAAAGAACAATGCGAAAGGAAGAATGGGACAGGCTGA